Proteins from a single region of Herpetosiphonaceae bacterium:
- a CDS encoding SAM-dependent methyltransferase, producing the protein MDDTRWRLEEIPEDKPNPARMYDYFLGGHHNFAVDRAAADRVRSVYPDVVHGAQANRAFLRRVVRFMGEQGIDQFLDLGSGIPTAGNVHEVAQRANPAARVVYVDVEPVAVIHSAAILRGNERATIVEADARQPEEILKHPEVQRLLDFSKPIGVLMLALLHFVTDDQAAQALVRRYREALVPGSFIAITHASLERVPAEIVTQFERVYSQTTTPIKTRGRAQVEPLFKGLDLVDPGVIYVPLWRPEGPDDVFLDQPERSINLGGVGRVR; encoded by the coding sequence ATGGACGACACACGCTGGCGGTTGGAAGAGATCCCGGAGGACAAGCCCAACCCTGCACGCATGTACGATTATTTCCTGGGCGGGCATCATAACTTTGCGGTCGATCGGGCGGCGGCAGATCGGGTTCGATCGGTCTATCCCGATGTGGTGCATGGCGCTCAGGCAAATCGCGCCTTCCTGCGGCGGGTGGTCCGTTTTATGGGCGAACAAGGGATCGATCAGTTTCTGGATCTTGGCTCCGGAATACCGACGGCGGGGAATGTGCATGAGGTCGCGCAGCGGGCTAATCCGGCAGCCAGGGTCGTGTACGTCGATGTGGAGCCAGTGGCGGTGATCCACAGCGCCGCGATCTTACGAGGAAATGAGCGCGCGACGATCGTCGAGGCGGATGCGCGACAGCCGGAGGAGATCCTCAAGCATCCTGAGGTTCAGCGGCTGCTGGACTTCAGCAAGCCGATTGGCGTGCTGATGCTGGCGCTCCTGCACTTTGTCACCGACGACCAGGCGGCGCAGGCCCTGGTGCGGCGCTATCGCGAGGCGCTGGTGCCCGGCAGCTTTATCGCGATTACCCATGCCAGCCTGGAACGAGTGCCCGCCGAGATTGTCACCCAGTTCGAGCGCGTCTACAGCCAGACGACCACGCCGATCAAAACCCGTGGTCGCGCTCAGGTCGAGCCGCTGTTCAAGGGCCTGGATCTGGTCGATCCCGGCGTTATCTATGTCCCGCTGTGGCGTCCAGAGGGGCCGGATGATGTGTTTTTGGATCAGCCGGAGCGCTCGATTAATCTCGGCGGTGTCGGACGAGTGCGGTAG